A stretch of Bdellovibrionales bacterium CG10_big_fil_rev_8_21_14_0_10_45_34 DNA encodes these proteins:
- a CDS encoding undecaprenyl-phosphate glucose phosphotransferase gives MLRTHHRFFRLLFQISDALIVSLAWWVSVFLRASASGIEILNPAGIQDYSKYAFMNLVLLFLTYLGLQIMGAYKSWRLSNPFGEFFSVIKGIGLTFVLMTTLTHFFAREEMSRAVMVLFLVLASTGLVGARVCVRLILRGLRKKGKNQRWVLLIGDGQLVDNFTARIQARPELGIQFFGWLRLGTESQSLDASGSLEDLQKLLEKGSVDQLVVCLRNQDMNHLEAILELAALHHVYVRIVPDILKYSVLGFELEDIDGLPVVTLNNSPLVGWNAVAKRLFDICGSVALILLFSPLLLLIPLLIKLTSRGPIFYKQERMGLDGVKFQMLKFRSMVTDAEQKTGAVWASSNDGRTTTLGRWLRKTSLDELPQFFNVFVGNMSLVGPRPERPVFVDQFRSQIPGYMLRHKVKAGVTGWAQINGFRGNTSLEGRIQHDIYYITHWSLVFDLKILFLTIFRGFISPNAY, from the coding sequence ATGCTTCGAACCCATCATCGCTTCTTTCGCCTGTTATTTCAAATCTCCGACGCTCTCATTGTCTCTTTGGCCTGGTGGGTCTCAGTTTTTTTAAGAGCTTCCGCTAGCGGCATTGAAATCCTCAATCCTGCAGGAATTCAAGATTACTCGAAATATGCGTTCATGAATCTTGTTCTTCTCTTTTTGACCTATTTAGGGCTTCAAATCATGGGAGCCTACAAAAGCTGGCGATTGAGCAATCCGTTTGGAGAGTTTTTCTCTGTCATAAAGGGAATTGGGTTAACTTTCGTTCTTATGACAACTCTTACTCATTTCTTTGCTCGCGAAGAAATGTCTCGAGCAGTGATGGTTTTATTTCTTGTTTTAGCATCAACCGGTCTCGTGGGAGCTCGAGTTTGTGTACGCCTGATTCTTCGAGGTCTGCGAAAAAAAGGGAAGAACCAACGGTGGGTCCTTCTCATCGGAGACGGTCAGCTTGTCGACAATTTTACCGCAAGAATACAGGCTCGCCCCGAGCTAGGGATTCAGTTTTTTGGATGGCTTCGTCTTGGCACTGAATCGCAATCGCTGGACGCATCAGGAAGCCTTGAAGATCTACAAAAACTTCTAGAAAAGGGCAGCGTTGATCAACTTGTCGTCTGTTTACGTAATCAAGATATGAATCATCTTGAGGCGATACTAGAGCTTGCCGCCCTTCACCATGTGTACGTTAGAATAGTGCCCGACATTCTTAAATATTCTGTGTTAGGATTTGAGCTCGAAGATATAGACGGTCTTCCGGTCGTCACACTCAACAACTCACCGCTTGTGGGCTGGAACGCGGTCGCCAAAAGACTTTTTGATATTTGCGGATCTGTTGCTCTGATACTTTTATTTTCTCCGTTGCTACTCTTGATACCTCTACTGATTAAACTCACATCTAGAGGGCCTATTTTTTATAAGCAAGAAAGGATGGGGCTCGACGGTGTAAAGTTTCAAATGCTTAAGTTTCGAAGCATGGTGACGGATGCTGAGCAGAAGACGGGTGCAGTCTGGGCCTCTTCAAATGACGGGCGGACAACTACACTCGGACGCTGGCTTCGCAAAACCTCACTCGATGAACTTCCGCAGTTCTTTAATGTATTTGTTGGTAATATGAGTTTAGTAGGACCTCGGCCCGAACGGCCTGTTTTTGTTGACCAGTTTCGCTCTCAAATTCCGGGCTATATGTTAAGGCACAAAGTGAAGGCGGGTGTTACGGGCTGGGCCCAGATCAATGGCTTTCGAGGTAACACGAGCCTTGAGGGTCGCATTCAGCACGATATTTACTACATCACTCACTGGTCACTGGTTTTTGATTTGAAGATATTATTTCTAACCATCTTTCGCGGCTTTATCTCTCCCAACGCTTACTAA
- a CDS encoding glycosyltransferase family 4 protein, with translation MMGSKHKAIKSQSCGKGKTLDATPAHGAKEAEAVADDAIQDEAASDESFADKATDRVAPFDPQLKVALVHDWINGFRGGEKVLLELTRLFPAAPIYCLFYKKGSCHPEIESHEIRPSFLNRLPGADKYYRHFLPLFPLAAETLIDEKYDLIVSTSHAVAKSIATKGAIHWSYVHSPMRYVWDRFDDYFGKYPLALREAIVRPIASVLQCYDVKTAGRAAHYVANSQFIAQRIRVFYNKTAEVIHPPVDTMPWLEVTRAPKDHYLFFSALVPYKQAEMAAQACIQLKKKLVMMGRGPQESELKEKFGKSEYIKFLISPTDEQIVEQFSTARALLLPGIEDFGIVMAEAIIAGLPVIAPKMGGALDIVENGVTGLLFDCMTSGGEAARQSELSNIKDFIGLHLTLAKLTEAIEDFEKAPLHIDNDTRTKIAEKFAPKAFTQKVLRSIKKTLS, from the coding sequence ATGATGGGTTCGAAGCATAAAGCGATAAAATCACAGTCTTGTGGGAAAGGAAAGACCTTGGACGCGACGCCAGCTCATGGGGCCAAAGAAGCCGAGGCAGTGGCCGACGACGCCATTCAAGACGAGGCCGCAAGTGACGAATCCTTCGCTGATAAGGCAACTGATCGCGTGGCACCATTCGACCCTCAACTCAAAGTTGCCTTAGTTCACGATTGGATCAATGGCTTTCGCGGCGGTGAGAAAGTTCTGTTAGAGCTTACCCGATTGTTTCCGGCGGCTCCGATCTATTGCTTGTTTTACAAAAAGGGCTCTTGCCACCCAGAGATTGAGTCTCACGAAATCAGACCTAGCTTTCTTAACCGTTTGCCGGGAGCAGACAAATACTACCGCCATTTCTTACCGCTCTTTCCGCTAGCCGCTGAAACGCTGATTGATGAAAAGTATGATCTCATCGTCTCGACATCTCACGCCGTGGCTAAATCAATTGCCACCAAGGGGGCAATCCACTGGAGCTACGTCCACTCGCCGATGCGCTATGTTTGGGATCGGTTTGATGACTACTTTGGTAAGTATCCGCTTGCGCTAAGAGAGGCGATTGTGCGGCCTATAGCTTCGGTCCTTCAGTGTTACGATGTCAAAACTGCGGGTAGAGCTGCCCACTATGTTGCTAACTCGCAGTTTATCGCACAGCGAATTCGAGTTTTTTACAATAAAACCGCCGAGGTTATTCATCCTCCGGTTGATACTATGCCTTGGCTTGAAGTCACGAGGGCACCGAAAGATCACTACTTGTTTTTTTCGGCACTAGTTCCTTATAAACAGGCGGAGATGGCAGCTCAAGCCTGCATTCAACTGAAAAAGAAATTGGTTATGATGGGGCGAGGTCCGCAAGAGAGTGAACTCAAAGAAAAGTTTGGTAAATCTGAATACATCAAATTTTTGATTTCGCCTACCGACGAGCAAATTGTCGAACAGTTTTCAACGGCACGCGCACTGTTGTTACCTGGTATAGAAGACTTTGGCATTGTGATGGCCGAGGCTATTATCGCTGGACTTCCCGTGATTGCTCCTAAAATGGGGGGTGCTTTAGACATTGTTGAAAATGGAGTGACGGGGCTACTCTTTGACTGCATGACCTCAGGCGGAGAAGCCGCTCGGCAAAGTGAGCTTTCGAATATAAAAGATTTCATTGGTCTTCATCTAACACTCGCAAAGCTGACAGAAGCTATCGAAGATTTTGAAAAGGCTCCCCTTCACATTGATAACGATACTCGTACGAAGATCGCAGAAAAGTTTGCTCCCAAGGCTTTCACGCAGAAAGTTCTGAGGTCTATTAAGAAGACTTTAAGCTAG